The genome window ATGGTTAATGTAATTTCTCCATCCTGTTCTTTTATTTTAACCCAAACATCTGAACCGGGAGCATATTTGATGGCGTTGTGGAAAAGGTTTTCCAACACCTGATTGATTCTTTTAGGGTCGGCTTCAATTGGTGAAAGAGGGGTGTCGGTTTCCAAATGGGCTGTAAATGTGGGATGATGCATTCGCAGGTGTTCGATGGTTGACCGTACCAGCGAGTCCAATCTTACAGGTTGGAAAATCATCTTGAGTGTGCCGCTCTGCAAGCGCGCGGAATCCAGCAGGTTTTCGATCAGTTCTTGCAGGCGGTCGGTTTCCTGATCGATGATTTTCAGAAACTCCTGTTGCATCTGAGGATCCCATTCGGTATCTGATCGAAGCAATGTTGTGGTATATCCCTTAATGAACCCCAGTGGAGTGCGCAATTCGTGCGTAATTGTGGAAATGAAATCTTCTTGAACGCGACTTTCCTTGCTTTGGGCTTCTAACAGGTCGTAGGCTTTCTGGAGGTTTTGGCGCTCTACCAGCAGACTGATCTGTTGAGCAATAAACTGGGCAAGGTGGATATAGGCTTGATTAAACGGAGGTCCACCAAAACGAATCAGCACCAGGACGCCCAAAGTCCGCTCTCCCGCCTGGAGTGGAATTCCCAGGATATAAGGGCTAGCCAGGCGATTTTGGGCAGAGACGGTTGCTGGCTCGATGATCTTAACTTCTGGATGGTCCATGATTTGATTGGCGATGTTTTCTCCCCAGGCAATATCGGCTTCGGCAGAGCGTCCTCTTCCAACTGCTCTGGCAAACATGACGTCCAGTGTATGGTGAAATGGATCTGCCAGATAAACTGCCAAATTATCGAATATGAAAATGGAACGCAGAAGGGGCACAATCTGGTCTAAGGCGGAATTCCAGTCGGTGCTTTGTGTGACGATTCGACTAATTTCATATAAGTGATGAACTTCAACCGCTTGCGTGGTTGGATCTGGTGTGGTCATTTCTTAATTAAACTCCCCACTGTTTTTCTCGCTCTTTTAGCCAGATACAATCTTCAACGCAAAGGAGAAAGTACTTCCTTTGCTTTCTTCTGAGTGGACGTGAATGACTGAACCATGGGCTTCAATGATACGACGTGCCAGCGCCAACCCTAAACCTGTTCCGCCGGCTTTCCTGGTTGAACTGCCATCCAACTGAACAAATGGCTCAAAAATTTGTTCTATTCGATCTGCAGGAATACCGATTCCGGTGTCAGAAACCTGAATCTTGAGGAATCCTTCGTCTCTTTCGGTAAAAAGGTGAACTTTCCCCGCAGGAGGGGTAAACTTGATGGCGTTGTCCACCAGTTGCATTAATACCCAGGAAATGCTCTGTTGCAATCATGGTTGAAATGTGGTAAACATACGGTATGACCACACGAGAAAGCAGATACGTCCGAGTGGCGAGGATCGCCTACCGGCTTGCCAAACAAGCATTACCGATGTATTCACATGCCAAGAGTCCCCATCACTTCACGTTGCCGCAGTTGGGGGCCTGTGTTTTGTTGATGTTCTACCTGAATCTCAGCTATCGCGACATGGAAGAATGGCTGCTGGCAAGCGATGCGGTTGGTAAGGAGCTGGAATTACCGCGTGTTCCCGATCATACGACCCTGCAACGTACCTACGCCAAGATACGCAAAGCGGATTGGATGCGCATGAACGAGACCTTGCTCGAGGAAATCGGACGGCCTGAAGAAGAAGGGGTGGCTGCCGATAGTACCGGCTTCTCACCCGGCCCGGCCAGTTCTTACTACCAAAGCCGTTCGGGAAAAGCCTATCGCCACTGGGCGAAGGGCGTTTATGCCGTTGGAATTGTCTCGCAATTCATCCTTGCGATGCAATCCGGCTGGGGTCCAGGTAGCGATGCCCCTTATCTGGGCTATCTGCGCCGCAAAGCCAGGCGGTTTGCCAAACGTCGGGCTTGGGTCTTGCTGGCCGATTCAGGGTTCGATGGTCGGACTGTCCGGCCTCAAGACTTGATTCCACCCGTTCGGCGAGGTGGAAATTTGCTGGCCCCTGAACGACGAGCAAGAAGCGAGCTTGTCTCTGCGGCTCGCCTGGATGGTCTCTATGGTCAACGCTGGAAGACCGAAACCGTGAATTCGGTCATCAAGCGCAAATTCGGGCAAGCCATCCGCTCGCGGAAACGCAGCCTGCAAAACCGAGAACCGATTATCAAAGGACTGGTCTACAACATACACCGCTAGGTGTATCTCTTCCTAACCTATCTTTGCAACAGAGCAAATTGCCCAAATAATCAAAGCCGCAGTGAGCCAACGGAGGACCGGGCCAGAAAGAAAAATCCCGCCGATCATAGCACCGCTATCCAACGCAGGAATGAAATAAGAAAGATATGCTCTGTTGCAATCATGGTTGAAATGTGGTAAACATACGGTATGACCACACGAGAAAGCAGATACGTCCGAGTGGCGAGGATCGCCTACCGGCTTGCCAAACAAGCATTACCGATGTATTCACATGCCAAGAGTCCCCATCACTTCACGTTGCCGCAGTTGGGGGCCTGTGTTTTGTTGATGTTCTACCTGAATCTCAGCTATCGCGACATGGAAGAATGGCTGCTGGCAAGCGATGCGGTTGGTAAGGAGCTGGAATTACCGCGTGTTCCCGATCATACGACCCTGCAACGTACCTACGCCAAGATACGCAAAGCGGATTGGATGCGCATGAACGAGACCTTGCTCGAGGAAATCGGACGGCCTGAAGAAGAAGGGGTGGCTGCCGATAGTACCGGCTTCTCACCCGGCCCGGCCAGTTCTTACTACCAAAGCCGTTCGGGAAAAGCCTATCGCCACTGGGCGAAGGGCGTTTATGCCGTTGGAATTGTCTCGCAATTCATCCTTGCGATGCAATCCGGCTGGGGTCCAGGTAGCGATGCCCCTTATCTGGGCTATCTGCGCCGCAAAGCCAGGCGGTTTGCCAAACGTCGGGCTTGGGTCTTGCTGGCCGATTCAGGGTTCGATGGTCGGACTGTCCGGCCTCAAGACTTGATTCCACCCGTTCGGCGAGGTGGAAATTTGCTGGCCCCTGAACGACGAGCAAGAAGCGAGCTTGTCTCTGCGGCTCGCCTGGATGGTCTCTATGGTCAACGCTGGAAGACCGAAACCGTGAATTCGGTCATCAAGCGCAAATTCGGGCAAGCCATCCGCTCGCGGAAACGCAGCCTGCAAAACCGAGAACCGATTATCAAAGGACTGGTCTACAACATACACCGCTAGGTGTATCTCTTCCTAACCTATCTTTGCAACAGAGCACCCAGGAAACTTTTTCCTGGTCGGCAGCAACCAGTAATGTGCTTTCTGGTGGCTCAAAGTGGAAATTTATCTGTCGTTCAATTGCCTTTGGGGAATTTCGCTGGTAAACCGAGGACAGTAATTCGAAGGCATTGACGGGACGAATGTTGAGGTAAATTTGGTTTTTCTCGCTGACGGAGAAAAGAATCAAATCCTCGATTAACTGGGCCAATCGTTCAGAGGAGCGTTGAATAACTTCCAGGGCAGCGCGTTGCTGTGGATTTAACGGGCCTAAATCTCCGCTGAGAAGCAAATCCAGGTAACCGGTTAAGTGGGTTAAGGGTGTACGCAGTTCGTGAGAAATGTTCGCCACCAGGTTGGATCAGTTCGTTCAACGAATGAAGTTGCTCCAGGGCTTTTTCTAACTCTGCCGTGCGTTCTTTTACCCGTTGCTCCAACTTTTGATTGGCTTCCTGCAGAGCATTCTGGTATTGCAAGATCTGCTCTGCAATTGCGCGATCCAGGTTCTCCTGGGTAATGAAGCCTTTTTCCACCAGAATTTTTCCTAGAAGGGGAGTTTTTTCTTCCCTGCTTCTGAACTGTTCTTGCTCCTGAAGTGCCAGCACAAGTTGATTTTGGGTGATTAAGCCTTTTTCAACCAGGTAATCCCCCATTTTGGGAACAAGCAGTTCGGGAGAAAGCGGTGAGGTATTTTTCATGATTCAACTCCGCCAAAAACCCATTCTCCCCCTACCATGGTGGCAATGGGATGGAGAGAGGGAATTTGATCCTGAGAAATATCAAATGGAGATACTGGAAGCACAATTAGATCAGCCAGAAAGCCCTGGTCCAGTTTTCCCAGTTCTCTTTCCCTGTAGGCGGCAAAGGCTGGAGTGACCGTAAATCCTGCCATGGCGTCTTGTACAGAGAGCCGTTGTTCTGGATACCAGCCGTTTTCTCCTGGGAAACCATTCAGTTTCCGCCGGGTGACAGCAGCGTAAACTCCCACCCAGGGATTGGGTGATTCTACAGGAGCGTCAGAACCAAAAATAAGGGTAGTACCATGATTCTGGAGCAAGCGATAGGCATACGAAGTCCGACTTCTTGTTCCCCAATAGGCATCTGCCATTTCCATGTCCGAAATGGCATGGACAGGTTGCACTGACGCCAGAATGTGATGTTGAGCGAGTAGTGGAACATCTTCAGGGTGCAGGCATTGAACATGCTCAATCCGATGCCGTAAGGGAGAAAATCCCTGGTGTGTTTCGTATGCTCTGATTTGGGCAAGCCCGTGAATTACTTCATGATTGGCTCGATCTCCAATGGCGTGAATAGCCAGACTGAGTCCGTGCTGAACGGCTTCACGTCCGTACTCTACAATATCTTCATGATCCAGTAAGAGAATGCCGGTATTATGAGGTTCATTCTCATAAGGCTGGAACATCGCCGCAGTATGAGGTCCCAATGCGCCATCGGCAAACAATTTCACCGCGCCAATTTTTAGAAATGAAGAACCAAAACCGCTTCGTAAACCCAGACGAATGGCGTCTGGCAGGTTTTCCAGAGGGATGCTCTTCAACACCCGTAATCTGAGGGTATTGGATTGATCCAGTATTTGAAGTGCAGAAAAACACCGGGATTGGTCGAAATCGTGAACTCCGGTGATGCCCATTTGCCATAAAGCCCTTTGGGCTTCGAGAATGGCATCTGCAACCTCTTGAGGGGTAGGTACAGGCAGAATCCGTTCTACCAGTTGCATAGCCGATTCAAACAAAATGCCGGTAGGTTGCCCTTGAGAGTTTCTCTGGATTTTACCTCCCGGTGGGTCAGGTGTGGTTTCATCAATACCGGCAAGTGCAAGCGCTTGTGAATTTGCCCATGCCGCATGCAGAGATTTGGCTGTCAGGTAAACAGGATTGTGAGGGCTTACCGCATCCAGCAGGATGTTGTCTCCAAACCCCTCATGCCATAAATTCTGATTCCAGCCATGCCCACGAATCCATTTCCCTGCAGGGGTTTTGTTTGCTATGGCTTCTACCCGCTTCAGGCATTCCTGAAGTGTGTCGGTCTCGCAGTTCACTCTTTGGAGAGAAAGTGCGTATTGCTCCAGGTGGAGATGCGCATCGGTCAACCCTGGAAAAATACAGGCTCCCTGCATGTCCTCGCAAAGCGCCATTTTCCCATATTGCGACAGAAGGTCTTCCTCTGAGCCAATTGCCAGAACGCGGTCATCTTGAATGGCAATGGCAGTGCCGCCTATGGCATAAGGAGAGGAGTAAACCTGTGCATGGTAAAGAAGGCGAATCATGAATTCCCCAAAAATTGATGGAGTAAATGATCAAACTCTTCTTCGGAGAAATAGTAAATGACAATGGCTCCACCCTTTTGTCCATGGCGAATGGAGACTTTGGTGCCAAAGCGAGAACGCAATTGCTCTTCATATTCCTGAAGTTCCGGGGAAAGTCCCCGCTTACGCCGTTTCTGCGGACGTTCCCCCGACATCTTTCGCACCAGTTCTTCTGTCTGTCGTACGGTCAAACCCTGTTCCAGAATGACTTTCAACAGGGCATTCTGGGCGGCTTCGTGGGGTAACCCCAGTAATGCACGGGCATGTCCTTCGCTGATTTGTCCGCTTTGCAGGGCTTTCTTGACTTCTGCAGAGAGGTTGAGAAGTCGCAGAGTATTGCTCACGGCTTCGCGGCTTTTTCCTACCCGGATGGCAATGTCTTCATGCCGTAAACCAAATTCTTCTACCAGTTTCTGGTACGCCTCTGCCGTCTCAAGGGGAGAGAGGTCTTCCCGTTGTAGATTTTCAATCAGTGCCAGTTCAAGGCGTTCCTGTTCGCTTACTGAACGGATGATCGCGGGAATCAACTCCAGTCCAGCCATTTGAGCCGCCCGCAGACGTCTCTCTCCCGCAACAAGGTAATACCCATCTTTCCCAGGTTCTGTGGTGACCAGTACAGGTTGTAACACTCCGTGTTCGCGAATCGATTCGGCTAATTCCTGTAAATGGGCTTCGTTTATTTCTGTACGGGGTTGGCGAGGATTGGGTTTGATTTGATGAATGGGCAGGGAGATCACACCACCTTCACTTTGGGGGGATTCCCCGGGAATCAGTGCGCCTAAACCTTTTCCCAATCCACCTTTGCGTGCCATGATCACCTTCCCTAGACCAGTTCTGGAATATGGATGCCGTCCAGCGCTAATAACTCTTTGGCAAGCGCCTGGTAGGCTTGAGCCGCATGGGATTCCGGGGCGTACACGGAAATGGGTTTTCCAAACGATGGGGCTTCTGCCAATCGGATACTTCGAGGAATGATCGTTTGAAAAACTTTATCGGGAAAATATTTTCTTACCTCTGCCACTACATCAGTAGCCAGACGGGTACGCCCGTCGAACATGGTTAGAATCACTCCGCGAATTTGTAATTCAGGAAAGAGCGAATTTCTGACCCTTTGAATAGTCTGAGTAAGTTGTCCCAAGCCTTCCAGCGCAAGGTATTCGCATTGCACCGGAATCAATACGCCATTTGCCGCAGCCACCAATCCATTAACGGTAAGCAATCCCAGAGAAGGTGGACAATCAATGAGAATGTAATCGTATCTTTCAAGAGCAGGAGCAAGCACTTCTTTCAGGCGCTGTTCGCGGTTTGGCAGGTCAACCAGTTCTACCTCTGCGCCTGCTAGGGCTGGCGAAGAGGGTAGAAGGGAGATTTTATAGCGAGGGTTGTGAAGAATCTGAGGTGTAATCGGCATTCGCCCAATCAGGACCTCATAAGTTCCTCCCCGAATGCTGTTTTTATCTACTCCCAGGGAGGAAGTAGCATTGGCTTGAGGGTCAAGGTCTATCAGAAGAACGCGCTGTCCATAGTATCCTAAATAGGCTCCCAGGTTAATTGCGGAGGTGGTTTTTCCCACACCCCCTTTCTGATTGACCAATGTGTAAACTCGCGCCATAGATTTTTACCCTAAACGATTTCTGTGAGACAGAGTTGAATTTCTTCAGGGGTGGGAATACCTTCCAGCCCTGGTCTGGCAACACTGTATGCTGCCAGTTGTGTGGCAAACCTTCCTGCTTCCCAGGGATCTCTGGTTGTGTAAAGGCGAATGAAAAACGCAGCAGCAAAAATGTCCCCTGCACCGGTGGGGTCAATTTCTCTCATCTTGGGTGGGGTGAAACGCCTCACATCCCCATTCCAGTAAATTCGCGCGCCCTGGGGTCCTTCCGTAACGGCAAGGATACGAATATGAGAGGCAAATTCTTCAATGTAGGACTCGTCTCCACGCACGTCTTCAATGCTGATGACTGCAGCAGTGGCTTGCTCCAGCACAAATCCCGCCTCGAGCCAATCGGTGAAATGAACGTTCCCATCTTGATCCCAGGCTCTTAACCATCCCTGTGGAGTAAGTCCAACCAGAGCATTGGGGAAAGCCCTGACCAGTCCGGGATCTACTTCATTTGCTACTGGACCCAGATGGACAATCGGCGCACTGCGCCATGTCTCTGGCACCAGAGAAAGTCCTAAGCCTGGCGCTCGTTGATGAATTTTCTGCACCCTTCCCTGAGGGGTCTGAATATTTTCAAAAGTAGTGGTCTCCGGAGAATGCAAGCCCACCACCGTGTATTGGGAAGGACGTGGAATCTCAAAACAGGAATCGCAAGCGGTTACAACACCTACTCTCAAGCCAAGGGCTCTTGCAGTAAGACCTGAATACGTGGCTGTGCCACCCACTCGTGGTCCTTCAGGTGTCAGATCACGGGTTACATGCCCAATCAGTAAATAATCAATCGGTTCAATAGGGGGTATGGATAACATATAAAAATTATACTTGATCTGGATCTTCGGAAGAGGAAACAGGCTCTGTTGAAGATTTTAATTCGCTTTCCATGACCAGATTTCTCATTGCATCGTCGATGGACAGGGTTTCTCGGCGCATTCCCGGAGCGGGGGTGCCACAATATGGACACAAATTCCAGGAAAGTTCAATAGGCTTTCCGCATTGGTGACAGGTCTTCTTCAGACGGGTATAACATGCAGGACAAGCCACCCAGTCTTCCTTGACCTTTCTACCACATCCCGGGCATAACAGACTTTCCTCAATGGTTTGCAAAAGGGCTTCTTCCTCGAGAGACTGTTGAAATTCCTCTTCCAGTGTTTTTGGGGGGCGCAGGATAAAGTAAATGAGCATTCCTGGCAGGAAGAGAATGGCAACCACCAGCACGGCAAGAATGTGCACCAGTGTGTCGCGGGTGCGGCGGCGGATATCCCTGAAAACCCAAAAGATCAGACTCAACCAGAGCGCTGCCAGAAACGCAGCCGTGAATCCCACTGAGATTAAGAGAAAATTCGATAGAAAAACAGGGTCAACAGTCATGGTTTACTCCTCGAAAATTATAGCATGGATACCCAAGGCGCCCCGGAAAATTTGACGATATACTTACTTGTATGGCAGTAAAAGAAAATCTCCAGACATATCGAATTCGAGATATTCAGGAAACAGATCGTCCGCGTGAACGGCTGGCAGAATTGGGAGCCCAGTCTCTGAGCAATGCTGAACTTCTGGCAATTCTGTTGCGTGTAGGCTTGCAGGGAGAAAACGCGGTGCAATTGGGACAACGGATTTTAGTCACCCTGGGGGGCTTGCACGGGTTACACCGTGCTTCTTTTGCTGAATTAAGTGCTATCAAGGGCGTGGGAATGGCAAAAGCCGCTCAACTGAAGGCGGCTATTGAATTGGGGCGGCGATTGACTATGGTA of Anaerolinea thermophila UNI-1 contains these proteins:
- a CDS encoding histidine kinase dimerization/phospho-acceptor domain-containing protein — translated: MRTPLTHLTGYLDLLLSGDLGPLNPQQRAALEVIQRSSERLAQLIEDLILFSVSEKNQIYLNIRPVNAFELLSSVYQRNSPKAIERQINFHFEPPESTLLVAADQEKVSWVLCCKDRLGRDTPSGVCCRPVL
- a CDS encoding zinc ribbon domain-containing protein → MTVDPVFLSNFLLISVGFTAAFLAALWLSLIFWVFRDIRRRTRDTLVHILAVLVVAILFLPGMLIYFILRPPKTLEEEFQQSLEEEALLQTIEESLLCPGCGRKVKEDWVACPACYTRLKKTCHQCGKPIELSWNLCPYCGTPAPGMRRETLSIDDAMRNLVMESELKSSTEPVSSSEDPDQV
- a CDS encoding amidohydrolase, producing the protein MIRLLYHAQVYSSPYAIGGTAIAIQDDRVLAIGSEEDLLSQYGKMALCEDMQGACIFPGLTDAHLHLEQYALSLQRVNCETDTLQECLKRVEAIANKTPAGKWIRGHGWNQNLWHEGFGDNILLDAVSPHNPVYLTAKSLHAAWANSQALALAGIDETTPDPPGGKIQRNSQGQPTGILFESAMQLVERILPVPTPQEVADAILEAQRALWQMGITGVHDFDQSRCFSALQILDQSNTLRLRVLKSIPLENLPDAIRLGLRSGFGSSFLKIGAVKLFADGALGPHTAAMFQPYENEPHNTGILLLDHEDIVEYGREAVQHGLSLAIHAIGDRANHEVIHGLAQIRAYETHQGFSPLRHRIEHVQCLHPEDVPLLAQHHILASVQPVHAISDMEMADAYWGTRSRTSYAYRLLQNHGTTLIFGSDAPVESPNPWVGVYAAVTRRKLNGFPGENGWYPEQRLSVQDAMAGFTVTPAFAAYRERELGKLDQGFLADLIVLPVSPFDISQDQIPSLHPIATMVGGEWVFGGVES
- a CDS encoding sensor histidine kinase encodes the protein MQQSISWVLMQLVDNAIKFTPPAGKVHLFTERDEGFLKIQVSDTGIGIPADRIEQIFEPFVQLDGSSTRKAGGTGLGLALARRIIEAHGSVIHVHSEESKGSTFSFALKIVSG
- a CDS encoding transposase; translated protein: MARIAYRLAKQALPMYSHAKSPHHFTLPQLGACVLLMFYLNLSYRDMEEWLLASDAVGKELELPRVPDHTTLQRTYAKIRKADWMRMNETLLEEIGRPEEEGVAADSTGFSPGPASSYYQSRSGKAYRHWAKGVYAVGIVSQFILAMQSGWGPGSDAPYLGYLRRKARRFAKRRAWVLLADSGFDGRTVRPQDLIPPVRRGGNLLAPERRARSELVSAARLDGLYGQRWKTETVNSVIKRKFGQAIRSRKRSLQNREPIIKGLVYNIHR
- a CDS encoding PfkB family carbohydrate kinase, translated to MLSIPPIEPIDYLLIGHVTRDLTPEGPRVGGTATYSGLTARALGLRVGVVTACDSCFEIPRPSQYTVVGLHSPETTTFENIQTPQGRVQKIHQRAPGLGLSLVPETWRSAPIVHLGPVANEVDPGLVRAFPNALVGLTPQGWLRAWDQDGNVHFTDWLEAGFVLEQATAAVISIEDVRGDESYIEEFASHIRILAVTEGPQGARIYWNGDVRRFTPPKMREIDPTGAGDIFAAAFFIRLYTTRDPWEAGRFATQLAAYSVARPGLEGIPTPEEIQLCLTEIV
- a CDS encoding ParB/RepB/Spo0J family partition protein; the protein is MARKGGLGKGLGALIPGESPQSEGGVISLPIHQIKPNPRQPRTEINEAHLQELAESIREHGVLQPVLVTTEPGKDGYYLVAGERRLRAAQMAGLELIPAIIRSVSEQERLELALIENLQREDLSPLETAEAYQKLVEEFGLRHEDIAIRVGKSREAVSNTLRLLNLSAEVKKALQSGQISEGHARALLGLPHEAAQNALLKVILEQGLTVRQTEELVRKMSGERPQKRRKRGLSPELQEYEEQLRSRFGTKVSIRHGQKGGAIVIYYFSEEEFDHLLHQFLGNS
- a CDS encoding GAF domain-containing sensor histidine kinase — translated: MTTPDPTTQAVEVHHLYEISRIVTQSTDWNSALDQIVPLLRSIFIFDNLAVYLADPFHHTLDVMFARAVGRGRSAEADIAWGENIANQIMDHPEVKIIEPATVSAQNRLASPYILGIPLQAGERTLGVLVLIRFGGPPFNQAYIHLAQFIAQQISLLVERQNLQKAYDLLEAQSKESRVQEDFISTITHELRTPLGFIKGYTTTLLRSDTEWDPQMQQEFLKIIDQETDRLQELIENLLDSARLQSGTLKMIFQPVRLDSLVRSTIEHLRMHHPTFTAHLETDTPLSPIEADPKRINQVLENLFHNAIKYAPGSDVWVKIKEQDGEITLTIEDHGPGIPQRYLPFVFERFFRNPDASPNIHGTGLGLFICKKIIQAHHGNIQVNSIQGKGTTFIIRLPLHQPKGGDFGELSEEA
- a CDS encoding ParA family protein, whose protein sequence is MARVYTLVNQKGGVGKTTSAINLGAYLGYYGQRVLLIDLDPQANATSSLGVDKNSIRGGTYEVLIGRMPITPQILHNPRYKISLLPSSPALAGAEVELVDLPNREQRLKEVLAPALERYDYILIDCPPSLGLLTVNGLVAAANGVLIPVQCEYLALEGLGQLTQTIQRVRNSLFPELQIRGVILTMFDGRTRLATDVVAEVRKYFPDKVFQTIIPRSIRLAEAPSFGKPISVYAPESHAAQAYQALAKELLALDGIHIPELV